One genomic region from Candidatus Eisenbacteria bacterium encodes:
- the larB gene encoding nickel pincer cofactor biosynthesis protein LarB, which produces MNEETLRRMLEDVRSGRLDLDGALHRLRDLPYEDLGYARLDHHRALRTGMPEAVFCQGKTPEQVAEIFVRLAARHVQAIGTRASEEAASAVRARLPDATYHPVARMILHVPRGVDAAGPGGGARGGTRPVADGEDQGRREPVDGEGPIVLVCAAGTSDIPVAEEAALTAEVLGCSVTRLWDVGVAGLHRLLDHRRLLSRASVVVAVAGMEGALASIVAGLVACPVIAVPTSIGYGASFGGLAALLTMVNSCAPGVSVVNIDNGFGAGVIAHRIVSRPEPPSPRRDASAV; this is translated from the coding sequence ATGAACGAAGAAACCCTCCGCAGGATGCTCGAGGATGTCCGGTCCGGACGGCTGGACCTCGACGGCGCGCTGCATCGATTGCGAGATCTGCCTTACGAGGATCTCGGCTACGCGCGCCTTGATCATCATCGCGCGCTGCGAACGGGAATGCCCGAGGCGGTCTTCTGCCAGGGGAAAACGCCTGAGCAGGTCGCGGAGATCTTCGTGCGCCTCGCGGCTCGCCACGTCCAGGCGATCGGAACGAGGGCCAGCGAGGAGGCCGCCTCCGCTGTGCGGGCGCGGCTTCCCGACGCGACCTACCATCCGGTGGCGAGGATGATCCTCCATGTTCCCCGGGGGGTGGACGCGGCGGGGCCGGGAGGCGGCGCTCGCGGCGGGACGCGGCCCGTGGCGGACGGAGAGGACCAGGGCCGGCGCGAGCCGGTCGATGGAGAGGGTCCGATCGTCCTCGTGTGCGCCGCGGGGACCTCCGATATTCCGGTCGCCGAGGAAGCGGCGCTCACGGCGGAGGTTCTCGGATGCTCCGTCACCAGGCTCTGGGACGTCGGGGTGGCGGGGTTGCACCGTCTTCTCGATCACCGGCGACTTCTCTCTCGAGCCTCGGTGGTGGTCGCGGTCGCGGGGATGGAGGGCGCGCTCGCAAGCATCGTCGCAGGCCTTGTCGCCTGTCCCGTGATCGCGGTGCCGACGAGCATCGGCTACGGCGCGAGCTTCGGCGGGCTGGCGGCGCTGCTCACGATGGTCAACTCCTGCGCTCCGGGCGTGAGCGTGGTCAACATCGACAACGGATTCGGAGCGGGAGTCATCGCCCACAGGATCGTCTCCCGTCCTGAGCCGCCGTCCCCGCGTCGCGACGCCAGCGCGGTTTGA
- the larE gene encoding ATP-dependent sacrificial sulfur transferase LarE, giving the protein MSRETQPPAADSRLKAKYECLLEWFREAGSAVVAYSGGADSAFLLMAAHEALGDRCVGVTAFSPSMPRAELESAVATAREIGAPHRVIETHELDDPQYRENSPMRCYFCKGDLFDRLLEFAKENRYAVVADGSNVDDIGDHRPGMQAARDRGVRSPLQMIGLGKQDIRALARQRGLSTWDKPAAACLSSRIPYGTEVTAERLATIEKSEMILKELGIRQLRVRHHGEIARIEVVPEDFARVIENRRQILERMKALGFLFVTIDLEGFRSGSLNAGLDLG; this is encoded by the coding sequence ATGAGTCGAGAGACCCAGCCGCCCGCGGCGGACAGTCGCCTCAAGGCGAAATACGAGTGTCTCCTTGAGTGGTTCCGCGAGGCGGGAAGCGCGGTCGTGGCCTATTCGGGCGGAGCCGACAGCGCCTTCCTTCTGATGGCCGCCCACGAGGCTCTCGGCGACCGCTGCGTCGGCGTGACCGCCTTCTCGCCGAGCATGCCGCGCGCGGAACTCGAGAGCGCCGTGGCGACGGCGCGGGAGATCGGCGCGCCTCACCGGGTCATCGAGACGCACGAGCTCGACGATCCCCAGTACCGAGAGAACAGCCCGATGCGGTGCTACTTCTGCAAGGGCGATCTCTTCGATCGGCTCCTCGAGTTCGCGAAGGAGAATCGATACGCCGTCGTCGCGGACGGATCGAACGTGGATGACATCGGCGACCATCGCCCCGGGATGCAGGCCGCGCGCGATCGCGGCGTCCGGAGCCCTCTGCAGATGATTGGCCTCGGGAAGCAGGATATTCGGGCACTGGCGAGGCAGCGCGGGCTCTCCACCTGGGACAAGCCCGCGGCCGCCTGTCTCTCCTCCCGCATCCCCTACGGCACCGAGGTGACGGCGGAGAGGCTCGCGACGATCGAGAAGAGCGAGATGATCCTCAAGGAGCTGGGGATCCGGCAGCTTCGGGTGCGGCACCACGGCGAGATCGCGCGGATCGAGGTCGTCCCGGAGGACTTCGCGCGCGTGATCGAGAACCGCCGGCAGATCCTCGAGCGGATGAAGGCTCTCGGCTTCCTCTTCGTCACGATCGACCTGGAGGGATTCCGCAGCGGGAGCCTCAACGCGGGGCTGGATCTCGGATGA